A part of Bacillus thuringiensis genomic DNA contains:
- a CDS encoding NCS2 family permease — MKRYFQFDELGTNYKTEFIAGLTTFLSMAYVLFVNPATLSLGNVKGLPAGTGMDPGAVFVATALAAAIGSLVMGIFAKYPIALAPGMGINAFFAYTAVLTMGIPWQTAIAGTLMSGIIFIILTASGIREKIINAIPSELKFAVAAGIGLFIAFLGFQNAGIIVKNDAVLVGLGDLTKGTTLLAIFGVVTTIIFMIKKVNGAVFYGMILTAILGVATGLIDTPKAVVGAIPSLEPTFGVALTHFGDIFTVQMVIVIITFFFIDFFDTAGTLVAVANQAGLMKNNKLPRAGKALFADAIATVIGAILGTSTTTSYIESSAGVAAGGRSGFTAVVTAGFFLLALFFSPLLSVVTPAVTAPALIIVGILMVSSLGEIDWKKFEIAVPAFFTIISMPLTYSIATGIAIGFIFYPITMVVSGRRKEIHPIMYVMGVLFVLYFIYVRK, encoded by the coding sequence ATGAAACGCTATTTTCAGTTTGATGAACTCGGTACGAATTATAAAACAGAGTTCATAGCAGGTTTAACGACATTTTTATCTATGGCTTATGTACTATTTGTCAATCCTGCTACGCTGTCACTTGGGAACGTTAAAGGGTTACCAGCAGGTACAGGAATGGATCCGGGTGCAGTATTCGTTGCTACAGCATTAGCAGCAGCGATTGGTTCGTTAGTTATGGGGATATTCGCGAAGTATCCAATTGCTTTAGCGCCAGGTATGGGAATTAACGCGTTCTTTGCTTATACGGCAGTGTTAACGATGGGGATTCCGTGGCAGACAGCAATTGCTGGAACGTTAATGTCAGGTATTATCTTTATTATTCTTACAGCTTCAGGTATTCGTGAAAAAATTATTAATGCAATTCCATCAGAGTTAAAGTTTGCAGTAGCGGCAGGTATCGGATTGTTCATTGCCTTCCTTGGATTCCAAAATGCCGGAATTATCGTGAAAAATGATGCTGTTCTTGTTGGGTTGGGGGATTTAACAAAGGGCACAACGTTACTAGCGATCTTCGGAGTTGTTACGACAATCATCTTCATGATTAAGAAAGTTAATGGTGCAGTGTTCTACGGTATGATTCTTACAGCAATCTTAGGAGTAGCAACAGGATTAATTGATACTCCGAAAGCCGTAGTGGGAGCAATACCGAGTCTAGAACCAACGTTCGGTGTGGCGTTAACTCACTTTGGAGACATTTTCACTGTTCAAATGGTGATTGTTATTATAACGTTCTTCTTTATCGATTTCTTTGATACAGCAGGTACACTTGTAGCGGTTGCGAATCAAGCTGGATTAATGAAGAATAATAAATTACCACGTGCAGGAAAAGCGTTATTCGCAGATGCGATTGCAACTGTAATCGGTGCGATCCTAGGTACATCAACAACAACGTCTTACATTGAGTCGTCTGCAGGGGTAGCAGCGGGTGGACGTTCTGGATTTACGGCAGTTGTAACAGCAGGGTTCTTCTTGCTAGCGCTATTCTTCTCACCACTATTAAGTGTTGTGACACCAGCTGTAACAGCGCCAGCACTAATTATTGTAGGAATCTTGATGGTTTCATCTTTAGGTGAAATTGATTGGAAGAAATTCGAGATTGCAGTACCAGCATTCTTTACTATCATTTCAATGCCACTTACGTATAGTATCGCAACAGGGATTGCGATTGGCTTTATCTTCTATCCAATTACAATGGTAGTAAGTGGTCGCCGTAAAGAGATTCATCCAATTATGTATGTTATGGGAGTTTTATTCGTACTATATTTCATCTACGTTCGTAAATAA
- a CDS encoding response regulator transcription factor — MAHETILVVDDEKEIRNLITIYLKNEGYKVLQAGDGEEGLRLLEENEVHLVVLDIMMPKVDGIHMCMKVREEKEMPIIMLSAKTQDMDKILGLTTGADDYVTKPFNPLELIARVKSQLRRYMKMNGFAIQNEDELEIGEMKINISTHKVIVEGEEVKLTPREFSILELLSRNPGMVFSAEQIYEKVWNERSFQSDNTVMVHIRKVREKIEENPRKPRYIKTVWGVGYKIEKDI; from the coding sequence GTGGCACACGAAACAATACTTGTCGTAGATGATGAAAAAGAAATTAGGAATCTTATTACAATCTATTTAAAGAATGAAGGATATAAAGTATTACAAGCAGGGGACGGAGAAGAAGGGCTACGTTTACTGGAAGAAAATGAAGTGCATCTAGTTGTATTAGATATTATGATGCCGAAAGTAGACGGCATCCACATGTGTATGAAAGTAAGGGAAGAAAAAGAAATGCCAATCATTATGCTTTCAGCGAAAACACAAGATATGGATAAGATTTTAGGACTAACAACGGGTGCAGATGATTACGTAACGAAGCCGTTTAATCCGTTAGAGTTAATCGCAAGAGTTAAATCTCAGTTACGCCGTTATATGAAAATGAATGGTTTCGCTATACAAAATGAGGACGAGCTAGAAATTGGAGAGATGAAAATAAATATCTCAACTCATAAAGTCATTGTAGAGGGAGAAGAAGTGAAACTAACTCCGAGGGAATTTTCCATTTTAGAATTGCTATCTCGTAATCCAGGAATGGTTTTTAGCGCAGAGCAAATTTATGAAAAGGTTTGGAATGAACGATCTTTCCAGTCTGATAATACTGTAATGGTTCATATTCGAAAAGTACGTGAAAAGATTGAGGAGAATCCAAGGAAACCTAGATATATAAAAACAGTATGGGGAGTGGGGTATAAGATTGAAAAAGATATTTAA
- the ampS gene encoding aminopeptidase AmpS → MKKIFNPFTYVRKIRQLIEKLVKSVRKSIRIQLITAFAACALLGVFFAKGAAPFFENANRQATVDYRSGMQQINYQAQRAANSSVHENKLEAISNMIETENQNLERGNRALKILVTDESGKVLYKTKQAQEEQIDLHNTIRNAASFAINYSNGQDAFENTRKEFIAFAPITVEDKNLYMFVSGIPGGEVIYNTQEGPFPFFIGVLVFIFSFFYITKRKMKQIEAMAQGVKEIEKGNLAYRIEKKGEDEIASLTENINNMAEELMNNIEKERKLEKQKNELITNVSHDLRTPLTSIMGYLRLLRDSKYENKEQHDEYTRIAFAKSEQLKNLIEDLFEYTKLTNEQVILEKQEVCINELLEQLIEELVPQAEEHGLTFVKKFPEERTYAAIDSEKMVRVFDNLLMNAIKYSKDDGEIKVSLQRQRRNIQIVIANHSEEFTREELGSLFERFYKKDQSRSRVTEGSGLGLAIAKSIVELQGGSIRAEYEDGIIQFIVSLPIIEK, encoded by the coding sequence TTGAAAAAGATATTTAATCCGTTTACTTATGTAAGGAAAATAAGACAATTAATTGAGAAATTAGTAAAGAGTGTACGAAAGAGTATAAGAATTCAATTGATTACTGCTTTTGCTGCTTGTGCGTTATTAGGAGTCTTTTTTGCAAAGGGAGCTGCACCATTTTTTGAGAATGCGAATCGTCAAGCGACTGTCGATTATCGGTCTGGTATGCAACAAATTAATTATCAAGCTCAAAGAGCAGCAAATAGTTCGGTTCATGAAAATAAATTAGAAGCTATATCCAATATGATTGAAACGGAGAATCAAAATTTAGAGCGAGGAAATAGAGCTTTAAAAATACTGGTTACTGATGAAAGTGGTAAAGTTTTATATAAAACAAAGCAGGCGCAAGAAGAACAAATTGATTTGCACAATACAATTCGTAATGCAGCATCATTTGCAATCAACTATTCAAATGGCCAAGATGCATTTGAAAATACAAGAAAAGAATTTATAGCTTTTGCACCTATTACAGTAGAAGATAAGAATTTATACATGTTCGTTAGTGGGATTCCGGGTGGTGAAGTAATATATAATACGCAAGAAGGACCGTTTCCATTTTTCATAGGTGTACTCGTATTCATCTTCTCTTTCTTCTATATAACAAAGAGAAAGATGAAGCAAATTGAAGCGATGGCACAAGGTGTAAAGGAAATAGAAAAAGGAAACTTAGCGTACCGTATTGAGAAGAAAGGTGAAGATGAGATTGCGTCTTTAACTGAGAATATTAATAATATGGCGGAAGAGCTTATGAATAATATAGAAAAGGAACGTAAATTAGAGAAGCAGAAGAATGAGCTTATTACGAATGTATCTCACGATTTACGTACACCGCTGACTTCTATTATGGGTTACTTGCGATTACTTAGAGATTCTAAATATGAAAATAAAGAACAACATGATGAGTATACGAGAATTGCTTTTGCGAAGTCGGAGCAGTTAAAGAATTTAATAGAAGATTTATTTGAGTATACGAAGTTAACAAATGAGCAAGTTATATTAGAAAAACAAGAGGTTTGTATAAATGAGTTACTCGAGCAATTAATAGAAGAGTTAGTACCGCAGGCAGAAGAGCATGGGCTTACGTTTGTTAAGAAGTTTCCTGAGGAACGTACTTATGCAGCGATTGATTCGGAAAAGATGGTCCGTGTATTTGATAATCTATTAATGAACGCGATTAAGTATAGTAAAGATGATGGGGAGATAAAGGTTTCTCTTCAAAGGCAGCGCCGGAATATACAAATTGTAATTGCGAATCATAGTGAAGAGTTTACGAGAGAAGAGTTAGGGAGTTTGTTTGAACGATTTTATAAGAAAGATCAATCTAGAAGTAGAGTAACAGAAGGATCGGGACTTGGATTAGCGATTGCGAAAAGTATTGTTGAGTTGCAAGGTGGCAGTATTCGAGCGGAATATGAGGATGGTATTATTCAGTTTATTGTCTCATTACCAATTATAGAAAAATAA
- a CDS encoding alpha/beta hydrolase: MKKISVITIVVLVLLAIAYMLVGNYFYNYALNAKQEKEFLEDNPHLVETVNASGGVLATNEEKDANFVSHHKPNTLNINSFDKLKLTGYEYINEKSSHKWAIVVHGYDSRASKMTKYIRNFYEQGYNVIAPDLRGHGNSEGDYIGMGWHDRKDILIWIQQIVKKDPNAEIALFGVSMGGATVMMTSGEELPSNVKVIIEDCGYSTVIDEFTYQLKDLFHLPKFPVMNAANTVTKLRAGYDLEEASAVKQVAKSKTPMLFIHGDADTFVPYEMLDEVYNAAKVEKEKLIVPGAGHGEAEKIDSNKYWNTVWKFVGRYIPA, encoded by the coding sequence ATGAAAAAGATAAGTGTAATTACTATAGTAGTTTTAGTCCTTCTAGCAATTGCTTATATGTTAGTCGGTAATTATTTTTATAATTATGCATTGAATGCAAAACAAGAGAAAGAATTTTTAGAGGATAATCCTCATTTAGTGGAAACTGTGAATGCATCCGGAGGTGTGTTGGCTACAAATGAAGAAAAGGATGCGAACTTTGTCTCACATCATAAACCTAATACATTGAACATAAATTCTTTCGATAAGTTGAAATTAACAGGTTATGAATATATCAATGAAAAATCTAGCCATAAATGGGCAATTGTAGTTCATGGATATGATAGTAGGGCGTCGAAAATGACGAAATATATCCGGAATTTTTATGAACAAGGCTATAATGTCATAGCACCAGATCTTCGTGGGCACGGAAATAGTGAAGGCGATTATATAGGGATGGGCTGGCACGATCGTAAAGATATTTTGATTTGGATTCAACAAATTGTAAAGAAAGACCCTAATGCTGAAATAGCACTATTTGGTGTTTCAATGGGAGGAGCAACTGTAATGATGACTTCCGGTGAAGAGTTACCTTCTAACGTTAAAGTTATTATTGAAGATTGTGGATACTCAACTGTTATTGATGAATTTACGTATCAACTAAAAGATTTATTCCATTTGCCAAAGTTTCCTGTTATGAATGCGGCAAATACAGTTACAAAATTAAGAGCTGGATATGATTTAGAAGAAGCCTCAGCTGTAAAACAAGTAGCGAAAAGTAAAACACCGATGCTATTTATTCATGGGGATGCTGATACATTCGTTCCTTATGAAATGTTAGATGAAGTATATAATGCTGCAAAAGTAGAAAAAGAGAAATTAATTGTTCCAGGTGCTGGACATGGAGAAGCTGAGAAGATAGATTCGAATAAATATTGGAATACTGTATGGAAGTTCGTGGGAAGATACATTCCAGCGTAA
- a CDS encoding DsbA family oxidoreductase: MKIEVWSDFVCPFCYIGKRRLEMALEQFPHKKDVEVEFKSFELDQDAPIYSGTSINEVLASKYGISIEEAKRNNVQLGNHAASMGLSFNFDEMKPTNTFDAHRLAKFAKDQGKEKEITENLLFAYFTESRNLSDVDTLATIAEASGLDKQEALRVVHDKNAYANDVRIDEAIAQQYQISGVPYFIINQKYAISGAQPLETFVGALQQVWEEENPASKLQELSSEGASDMSCTDESCSVPSKEQ; the protein is encoded by the coding sequence ATGAAAATTGAAGTATGGTCAGATTTTGTATGCCCATTTTGCTACATTGGGAAACGTAGATTAGAGATGGCTTTAGAGCAATTTCCACATAAGAAGGATGTTGAAGTTGAGTTTAAAAGTTTTGAATTAGACCAAGATGCTCCAATCTATTCTGGAACAAGTATTAATGAAGTACTTGCATCAAAGTATGGAATTAGTATCGAAGAAGCTAAGCGCAATAATGTACAACTAGGAAATCATGCAGCTAGTATGGGGTTAAGTTTTAATTTTGATGAAATGAAGCCGACGAACACTTTTGATGCGCATCGTCTTGCAAAGTTTGCAAAGGATCAAGGGAAAGAAAAAGAGATTACGGAAAATCTACTTTTTGCATATTTCACTGAATCGAGAAATTTAAGTGATGTGGATACGCTGGCTACTATCGCTGAAGCTTCAGGTTTAGATAAGCAAGAAGCTTTACGTGTTGTTCATGATAAAAATGCATATGCAAATGATGTTAGAATTGATGAAGCGATTGCTCAGCAATATCAAATTTCAGGAGTGCCTTATTTTATTATTAATCAAAAGTATGCTATTTCAGGTGCGCAACCACTTGAAACTTTTGTTGGTGCACTTCAGCAAGTGTGGGAAGAAGAGAATCCTGCATCTAAGTTACAAGAGCTTTCTTCAGAAGGTGCAAGCGATATGTCTTGTACGGATGAAAGTTGTTCGGTACCTTCAAAAGAACAATAG